A window of the Mucilaginibacter sp. cycad4 genome harbors these coding sequences:
- the galB gene encoding beta-galactosidase GalB: MSSIKSHRAGAYKFACILAILTLATLKPFAQNRQKLDFDKSWRFNLGAVENGEKATLNDSKWRVLNLPHDWSIEGKFSKDNPATPEGGALPGGIGWYRKTFTVPASSKGKLVYIDFDGVYQKSDVWINGHHLGFRPNGYISFRYELTPYLNFGGSNVIAVKVDNSVQPNSRWYSGSGIYRHVWLVTTNKTAIDHWGTYVTATDISKASAKVNVQVQLHNDQASPQVLISTKLYDAAGKQVAAAGEATSAAQNKNASLTVTNTLTVKNPVLWSVENPYLYKAVTQLIEGKKVVDEYTTTVGIRYFNFDADKGFSLNGKPMKILGVCNHHDLGSLGAAINNRALERQLQMLKAMGCNGIRTSHNPPAPELLDLCDKMGFIVMDEAFDCWEWKKATYDYHLYFKEWHKRDLEDQIKRDRNHPSIMIWSIGNEIPQQADSSALRIAPELAAIVHSLDKTRPLTTANDRPDTTNKIVKSGAIDLVGYNYHQFDYAKFHDRYPGKTFIATETTSGLETRGYYEMPSDSIRVWPTSYDKPFVREGNNVSAYDNTRPPWGSTHEMTWKVMKKYDFLSGMFIWTGFDYLGEPTPYSWPSRSSYFGIIDLAGFPKDVYYMYQSEWTNKNVLHIFPHWNWQPGKMIDVWAYYNNADEVELYLNGKSLGIQKKTGDDLHVMWRVKYEPGTLKAISRKNGKTVLTREIHTSGAPAKIELTVDRSQIKADGKDLSFITVKILDKDGNVVPDADNKVNFKINGEGFIASVDNGDPVSHDPFKASYRKVFHGLALAIIQAKEKAGTITLTASADGLQSATRVLKSK; encoded by the coding sequence ATGTCATCGATAAAATCACACCGTGCCGGGGCTTATAAGTTTGCATGCATCCTTGCCATCCTGACGCTGGCCACGCTTAAACCTTTTGCCCAGAACCGGCAGAAACTTGATTTTGATAAAAGCTGGCGCTTTAACCTCGGCGCTGTTGAAAACGGCGAAAAGGCAACGCTGAACGACAGCAAATGGCGCGTGCTCAATTTGCCGCATGACTGGAGTATTGAAGGTAAATTTTCAAAAGATAATCCTGCCACACCCGAAGGCGGCGCCCTGCCCGGCGGCATTGGCTGGTACCGCAAAACATTTACTGTTCCTGCTTCATCAAAAGGCAAACTGGTTTATATTGATTTTGATGGCGTATATCAAAAAAGCGATGTGTGGATTAATGGGCACCATCTTGGTTTCAGGCCAAACGGGTATATCTCGTTCAGGTATGAGCTTACCCCTTACTTAAACTTTGGCGGTAGCAACGTTATTGCTGTTAAAGTTGATAACTCGGTTCAGCCAAACTCACGCTGGTACTCGGGTTCGGGTATTTACCGCCATGTGTGGCTGGTTACCACCAACAAAACCGCTATTGATCATTGGGGCACATATGTAACTGCAACTGATATCAGCAAAGCTTCTGCAAAAGTAAATGTGCAGGTGCAACTGCATAATGACCAGGCATCGCCGCAGGTGCTCATCAGCACCAAACTTTATGACGCGGCCGGTAAACAGGTAGCCGCCGCGGGCGAAGCTACATCTGCGGCGCAAAATAAAAATGCATCTTTAACGGTAACCAATACCCTTACGGTAAAAAACCCGGTGCTTTGGTCGGTAGAGAACCCATACTTATATAAGGCAGTTACCCAACTGATTGAAGGCAAAAAAGTAGTTGATGAATATACCACCACTGTTGGCATCCGCTATTTTAATTTCGACGCCGATAAAGGTTTCAGCCTTAATGGGAAGCCGATGAAGATCTTAGGCGTTTGTAATCACCATGACCTCGGCAGTCTCGGTGCAGCTATTAATAACCGCGCATTGGAGCGCCAGTTGCAGATGCTCAAAGCCATGGGCTGTAATGGTATCCGTACCTCACACAACCCTCCGGCACCCGAACTGCTTGACCTTTGCGATAAAATGGGGTTTATTGTGATGGACGAAGCCTTTGATTGCTGGGAATGGAAAAAGGCTACTTATGATTATCACCTGTATTTTAAAGAATGGCATAAACGCGACCTGGAAGACCAGATCAAACGCGACCGTAACCACCCCAGCATCATGATCTGGAGTATCGGTAACGAAATCCCTCAACAGGCCGATAGCAGTGCTTTGCGCATTGCCCCGGAACTGGCTGCCATTGTTCACAGCCTGGATAAAACCCGCCCGCTCACCACAGCCAATGACCGCCCGGATACTACCAATAAGATCGTAAAATCGGGCGCTATTGACCTTGTCGGTTATAACTATCACCAGTTTGATTACGCTAAGTTTCATGACCGTTACCCGGGTAAAACGTTTATTGCTACCGAAACTACTTCGGGCCTGGAAACGCGTGGTTATTATGAAATGCCGTCGGATAGCATCAGGGTTTGGCCTACCAGCTATGACAAGCCTTTTGTAAGGGAAGGCAACAATGTTTCGGCATATGACAATACCCGACCGCCATGGGGCTCAACGCATGAAATGACCTGGAAGGTGATGAAAAAGTACGACTTCCTTTCGGGCATGTTCATCTGGACAGGTTTCGACTATCTTGGCGAACCTACTCCATACTCATGGCCGTCGCGCAGCTCATACTTCGGTATCATTGACCTGGCCGGCTTCCCTAAGGATGTATATTATATGTACCAAAGCGAGTGGACCAATAAAAATGTGCTCCACATTTTTCCGCACTGGAATTGGCAGCCCGGTAAAATGATCGATGTCTGGGCATACTATAACAACGCCGATGAGGTTGAACTGTACCTGAACGGCAAATCATTGGGCATCCAAAAGAAAACCGGCGACGACCTGCATGTGATGTGGCGTGTAAAATATGAGCCGGGAACCTTGAAAGCTATATCACGTAAAAACGGCAAAACCGTGTTAACCCGCGAGATCCATACCTCCGGAGCTCCTGCAAAAATCGAGCTGACTGTCGACCGCTCGCAGATCAAGGCCGATGGCAAAGACCTGTCATTTATCACCGTAAAAATATTGGATAAAGACGGTAACGTTGTACCTGATGCTGATAACAAGGTAAACTTTAAGATCAATGGCGAAGGCTTTATCGCCAGCGTTGACAACGGCGATCCGGTTAGTCACGATCCGTTCAAAGCCAGTTACCGCAAAGTATTTCATGGCCTTGCCTTAGCCATTATTCAGGCAAAAGAAAAAGCAGGTACGATCACTTTAACCGCTTCGGCTGATGGCCTGCAAAGTGCTACACGGGTGCTGAAAAGTAAATAA
- a CDS encoding putative quinol monooxygenase, with protein MKIYLTALVKCKVGTTAQMKTFLDQLVAASRQEEACLQYELYQSTTDETQFIFHETWASQEGLDQHVKQEHFRLFGRQITDIIDGPLGIYKADRVH; from the coding sequence ATGAAAATTTACTTAACAGCCTTAGTGAAGTGTAAGGTCGGAACAACCGCGCAAATGAAAACATTTTTGGATCAGCTGGTAGCAGCATCCCGACAGGAAGAAGCCTGCCTGCAATACGAGCTATACCAGTCAACGACAGATGAAACCCAGTTTATTTTTCACGAAACCTGGGCCAGCCAGGAAGGACTTGATCAGCATGTGAAGCAGGAGCATTTTCGACTGTTCGGCCGGCAAATAACTGATATTATAGATGGCCCGCTTGGAATATATAAAGCCGATAGGGTTCATTAA
- a CDS encoding NAD(P)H-dependent oxidoreductase: MTNIFVINGGQIFGHSGGRFNKTLLDTTVHYFTGHPDFEVRSTDINQEYDPMQEAENYKWADVIIYHTPVWWFQVPHAFKKYIDEVFTAGYQNGIYRSDGRTAENPGINYGTGGLMQGKKYMLTTSWNAPITAFTLPGEFFNERSVDEGPLFGFHRMNAFTGMQPLESIHFYDVMKNANIEENLQRYQDHLNKLFTQNNPSHENLLNSLSEV; the protein is encoded by the coding sequence ATGACAAACATATTTGTAATAAACGGAGGGCAGATCTTCGGTCACTCCGGCGGGCGATTTAACAAAACTTTATTGGATACAACCGTGCACTATTTTACCGGTCACCCCGATTTTGAAGTTCGTTCAACCGATATAAACCAAGAGTATGATCCGATGCAGGAGGCCGAAAACTATAAATGGGCCGATGTGATCATTTACCACACCCCGGTTTGGTGGTTCCAGGTACCGCATGCCTTTAAAAAATATATTGACGAAGTTTTTACCGCCGGATATCAAAATGGTATTTACCGCAGCGATGGCCGCACAGCCGAAAATCCCGGTATTAATTACGGCACAGGCGGCTTAATGCAGGGCAAAAAATACATGCTTACCACCTCGTGGAATGCCCCCATCACCGCTTTCACCTTACCCGGCGAGTTTTTTAATGAACGCAGTGTTGACGAAGGCCCGTTGTTTGGTTTTCACCGCATGAATGCCTTTACCGGTATGCAACCCTTAGAAAGTATCCACTTTTATGATGTGATGAAAAACGCTAATATCGAAGAAAACCTGCAACGCTACCAGGATCATTTAAACAAGCTATTTACCCAAAACAACCCAAGCCATGAAAATTTACTTAACAGCCTTAGTGAAGTGTAA
- a CDS encoding LysR family transcriptional regulator yields the protein MVNFEWFRTFKAIYETGSLTGAAEALFISQPGVSLHLSSLESYVGYKLFDRTSRRMVSTERGKILYNYIQESISKLEEAERHFHKSTEKDVPTISIGMCFETFQFTLEPYLPTLPFNVIIKFGEYPEMLADLDNGILDMIVTPHKGDYKGLEYKPFFKERIVVLAGAQTPTDEFNELLKTKDLTQIQNWLKAQIWYGSSGDMEHLRRFWHINFGKRPDFKPNFIVPNMGSIIRCLSNGRGIAVIPDFLSKKERDSGNIKLLWEGYNLIENTLYFGTRKKSIYAEQVGMIQEIFEREMV from the coding sequence ATGGTAAATTTTGAATGGTTCCGTACGTTTAAGGCGATTTATGAAACCGGCTCACTAACCGGAGCAGCTGAAGCACTGTTTATTTCCCAGCCGGGAGTAAGCCTGCACCTAAGCTCATTGGAAAGTTATGTGGGCTACAAATTGTTCGACCGTACCTCGCGCAGAATGGTATCGACAGAACGGGGCAAGATCCTGTATAATTATATTCAGGAATCCATTAGTAAGCTGGAAGAAGCCGAACGGCATTTTCATAAAAGCACCGAAAAAGATGTGCCTACTATTAGTATAGGCATGTGCTTTGAAACTTTTCAGTTTACGCTTGAACCCTACCTGCCCACACTGCCTTTTAATGTGATCATCAAATTTGGCGAATATCCCGAAATGCTGGCCGACCTGGACAACGGCATCCTCGACATGATCGTTACGCCTCATAAAGGCGATTATAAGGGGCTTGAATATAAACCTTTTTTTAAGGAACGCATAGTGGTGTTGGCCGGGGCGCAAACACCCACCGATGAGTTTAATGAACTATTGAAAACTAAAGATCTTACTCAGATTCAAAACTGGCTTAAAGCTCAAATCTGGTACGGCTCATCGGGCGATATGGAACACCTGCGGCGTTTCTGGCATATTAACTTCGGGAAGCGGCCTGATTTCAAGCCTAATTTCATCGTTCCTAACATGGGCTCCATTATCCGCTGCCTGAGTAATGGTAGGGGGATAGCCGTGATCCCTGATTTTCTTTCAAAAAAGGAGCGGGACAGCGGCAATATCAAACTGCTTTGGGAGGGGTACAACCTGATAGAAAATACGCTGTACTTCGGCACACGCAAAAAATCCATTTACGCTGAACAGGTAGGAATGATCCAGGAGATTTTTGAGCGGGAGATGGTTTGA
- a CDS encoding CPBP family intramembrane glutamic endopeptidase, whose product MRSVFKVVLGLIIGLIISGMHIAAIAFFSHISLSRLKGTSFTITVAMFLLYLLTALREELAFRGYPLRSLAFSIGNWKAQTIIAVFFALEHLAGGYTWGQAIFGAGIGAILFGIAALRSGGIALPLGMHTAWNFSQWYMGFKLEKGMYNAVVPEAFQSSNQMVIQVSYVVIMLGAIAAFYFYKSPQHKV is encoded by the coding sequence ATGAGATCAGTTTTTAAAGTTGTACTGGGATTGATAATAGGACTGATAATCTCCGGGATGCATATAGCTGCTATTGCTTTTTTCAGCCATATCTCATTGAGCCGGCTTAAAGGCACCTCATTTACCATCACAGTAGCCATGTTCCTTCTGTATTTATTGACAGCCCTTCGTGAAGAGCTCGCATTTAGAGGCTATCCGCTGCGCAGTCTTGCCTTTTCTATTGGCAATTGGAAAGCACAAACGATTATCGCCGTATTTTTTGCTTTAGAGCATTTGGCCGGAGGATATACCTGGGGACAAGCAATTTTTGGTGCCGGCATAGGCGCTATATTGTTTGGTATCGCCGCCCTTCGGTCCGGAGGCATTGCACTTCCCCTTGGGATGCATACAGCATGGAATTTTAGCCAATGGTACATGGGGTTTAAACTTGAAAAGGGTATGTACAATGCCGTTGTTCCGGAAGCATTTCAATCTTCAAATCAAATGGTAATCCAGGTTTCATATGTAGTAATTATGTTGGGAGCCATAGCAGCCTTTTATTTTTATAAATCGCCCCAACATAAAGTCTGA
- a CDS encoding DoxX family membrane protein yields MKIAVLIARVLLGLVFVVFGLNFFFQFLHMAQPPMSDKAQAFSGGLFGSGYFFQYMKVIEITSGLFLIINRYTALFVLLLLPISLNIFLFHAILAPAGLPIGLAVIVLEVFLLFAYRKYYTSIFTAAPTV; encoded by the coding sequence ATGAAAATTGCAGTATTAATTGCCCGCGTTTTGCTGGGCCTCGTCTTCGTGGTGTTTGGTTTAAACTTCTTTTTCCAGTTTCTGCATATGGCCCAACCGCCCATGAGCGATAAGGCACAGGCATTTAGCGGCGGATTATTTGGTTCAGGTTATTTTTTCCAATACATGAAGGTAATTGAAATAACCAGCGGCCTGTTTTTAATTATCAACCGGTATACGGCGCTGTTTGTGTTATTGCTCCTGCCTATTTCACTTAATATATTCCTGTTCCATGCCATTTTGGCACCGGCGGGTTTGCCAATTGGACTGGCGGTTATAGTTTTAGAGGTATTTTTGCTGTTTGCCTATCGCAAGTATTATACAAGCATTTTTACAGCAGCGCCCACGGTGTAA
- the msrA gene encoding peptide-methionine (S)-S-oxide reductase MsrA: MNIQKITFGNGCFWCTEAVFQSLKGVTSVTSGYMGGKVLNPTYEQVCTGATGHAEVIHLEYDADVISFDELLLVFFKTHNPTTLNRQGNDVGTQYRSAIFYYTDEQKQASEAMVKTLTNEQVFDNPIVTEITPASTFYNAEDYHQNYFNDNPNKSYCAFVIQPKLNKFAKEFKDKIKPELL, encoded by the coding sequence ATGAACATTCAAAAAATAACTTTCGGCAACGGTTGCTTTTGGTGCACCGAAGCCGTTTTTCAATCTCTTAAAGGTGTAACATCAGTAACCTCGGGTTATATGGGCGGCAAGGTTTTAAACCCAACCTATGAACAGGTTTGCACCGGTGCTACCGGCCATGCCGAAGTGATTCACCTGGAGTATGATGCCGACGTGATCTCTTTTGATGAACTGTTGCTGGTATTCTTTAAAACCCATAACCCAACAACACTAAACCGCCAGGGCAACGATGTGGGAACACAATACCGCTCGGCTATATTTTATTATACAGATGAACAAAAACAGGCTTCAGAAGCGATGGTCAAAACGCTTACCAACGAGCAGGTTTTTGACAATCCTATCGTAACCGAAATAACCCCGGCAAGCACATTTTACAATGCCGAAGATTATCACCAGAATTATTTTAATGATAACCCTAATAAGTCGTACTGCGCGTTTGTTATCCAGCCAAAACTCAATAAATTTGCCAAGGAGTTTAAGGATAAAATAAAGCCGGAGCTGTTGTAA
- a CDS encoding 5'-nucleotidase, lipoprotein e(P4) family, with the protein MKKSYSYLLLGLLLFSACSSVKKTANPNTSITNDGKIWASLWQQRAAEYKALCFQAYNIAKLRVDEAMKNPGDKPLAIVTDIDETVLDNSPYDARRALQNLDYSDATWKQWTDKAVADTVPGAPAFFKYAASKGITIFYITNRNENERASTLKNLQLYGLPNADDEHLQLKTTSSSKEARRLNVLKTHNILLLCGDNLPDFDLLYDNHPAEENRTATTQRLQKEFGSRYIVIPNPSYGDFEGALFRINYKLSPAQKDSVIRAKIKADQ; encoded by the coding sequence ATGAAAAAAAGCTATAGCTATCTACTATTAGGCCTGTTGTTATTCAGCGCCTGCTCATCTGTTAAAAAAACTGCCAACCCTAATACAAGCATTACCAACGATGGTAAAATCTGGGCTTCGTTATGGCAGCAACGGGCGGCGGAGTACAAGGCGTTATGTTTTCAGGCCTATAATATAGCTAAGCTCAGGGTTGATGAAGCAATGAAGAACCCTGGCGATAAACCGCTGGCTATTGTTACCGACATTGACGAAACCGTACTGGATAACAGTCCATATGATGCCCGCCGCGCCTTACAAAATTTAGATTACAGTGATGCCACCTGGAAACAATGGACAGATAAAGCCGTTGCTGATACCGTGCCGGGCGCACCTGCTTTTTTTAAATACGCTGCATCAAAAGGGATTACGATATTTTATATCACCAACCGCAATGAAAATGAACGGGCAAGTACGCTGAAAAATCTGCAGTTGTATGGATTGCCTAATGCCGATGATGAGCACCTGCAGTTAAAAACTACATCATCGAGCAAGGAAGCGCGCCGTCTTAACGTTTTAAAAACACACAACATCCTGCTGCTTTGCGGCGATAACCTGCCCGATTTTGACCTGCTATATGATAATCACCCCGCCGAAGAAAACAGGACGGCTACTACACAAAGGCTGCAAAAGGAATTTGGCAGCAGATATATCGTTATTCCAAACCCTTCATATGGTGATTTTGAAGGAGCGCTGTTCCGGATTAATTATAAGCTTAGTCCGGCCCAAAAAGATTCGGTGATCAGGGCGAAGATTAAAGCTGATCAATAA
- a CDS encoding DASH family cryptochrome: MSDRTILVWFRNDLRIHDNEILLEAVRKADKILPVYCFDPYYFQHTESGGSKTGSFRARFLLEAVADLRKNLQGFGAELIIRIGNPAEVIPQLAEEYQVNEVYHHREVAYEETNISEQVETALWKMRLNLKHFIGHTMYHKEDLPFPIKDIPDSFAVFKKKVERDSNVRPCVPTPDHISVPEITDAGELPTLQQLGLNEPVDDMRATEYFQGGETAALVQMHKCFANVDQLLKQKNGRNGSDCSSKLSPWISIGCISPRQVYWEVQKYGSNSNLLKLELLWRDYFRFMFKKHGQKFIKAKDETRDLAPDADLLLRKWKNGETGVPLIDAAMHELNATGYISNQNRQVVAGYLVNTLKADWVQGAAYFEEKLIDYSPASNWGNWAFIAGVNDAKESKYAIVTKLPKELEAKTDFVNTWQPSSIDEAGDLVGV; encoded by the coding sequence ATGAGTGATAGAACTATTCTGGTTTGGTTTAGAAATGACTTGCGTATTCACGATAACGAAATTTTGTTAGAGGCTGTACGCAAGGCTGATAAAATACTGCCGGTTTATTGTTTTGATCCTTATTATTTTCAGCATACCGAAAGCGGGGGTTCAAAAACAGGGAGCTTCAGAGCGAGGTTCCTTTTAGAAGCCGTTGCTGATCTCCGCAAAAATTTACAGGGTTTTGGTGCCGAATTGATCATCCGTATTGGTAACCCTGCCGAGGTGATCCCGCAGCTTGCCGAAGAATACCAGGTAAATGAAGTTTATCATCACCGTGAAGTAGCTTACGAGGAAACCAACATCTCCGAGCAGGTTGAAACGGCCCTGTGGAAAATGAGGCTTAACCTCAAACATTTCATCGGTCACACCATGTACCATAAGGAAGATCTTCCTTTTCCAATAAAGGATATTCCTGATAGTTTCGCGGTTTTTAAAAAGAAGGTGGAACGTGACAGTAATGTTCGCCCATGCGTGCCAACACCGGATCATATCAGCGTCCCTGAAATTACCGACGCCGGCGAATTGCCAACCTTGCAACAGTTAGGTTTAAATGAGCCTGTTGATGATATGCGCGCTACCGAATATTTTCAGGGGGGCGAAACCGCAGCTTTGGTGCAAATGCATAAGTGTTTTGCCAATGTTGATCAGCTCTTAAAACAAAAAAATGGCCGTAACGGCTCTGATTGCTCTTCAAAACTTTCTCCCTGGATCTCGATAGGGTGTATCTCGCCGCGGCAGGTTTACTGGGAAGTTCAGAAATATGGCAGCAATAGCAACCTGTTAAAGCTTGAACTGCTATGGCGCGATTACTTCAGGTTCATGTTTAAAAAACACGGACAAAAATTTATTAAAGCTAAAGACGAAACCCGGGACCTTGCACCGGATGCCGACCTGCTGCTCCGGAAATGGAAAAATGGCGAAACAGGGGTACCCCTCATAGATGCTGCCATGCATGAGCTTAATGCTACCGGCTATATCAGTAATCAAAACCGGCAGGTAGTAGCGGGGTATTTAGTAAATACCCTCAAAGCCGACTGGGTACAGGGCGCTGCTTATTTTGAAGAAAAGCTTATTGATTACTCGCCGGCCAGCAATTGGGGTAACTGGGCCTTTATTGCCGGTGTTAATGATGCTAAAGAAAGCAAATACGCTATAGTCACCAAACTGCCCAAAGAGCTTGAGGCCAAAACCGATTTTGTGAATACCTGGCAGCCCTCGTCAATTGATGAGGCTGGAGATCTGGTTGGGGTGTAA
- a CDS encoding 2-oxoglutarate dehydrogenase E1 component, with protein sequence MDRLNYINSGNAAYISSLYEQYKQEPESVDFGWQKFFEGFDFGKDTDVAGAIAPAAVGEATPEHFLKEINVLNMIDGYRSRGHLFAKTNPVRERRHYFPGKELETFGLSEADLDTVFNAGVEVGLGAAKLRDIRQLLEDTYCRSIGTEYKYIRNPIKIKWFEERMESRRNAPSFTLDEKKEMLNKLNEAVTFENFLGTKFLGQKRFSLEGAEALIPSMDSVIKKGADLGIEEFIIGMAHRGRLNVLTNIMEKTYKEVFSEFEGKNYDSESPFGGDVKYHLGFSTDVHTKNGKKVHLSLCPNPSHLEAVDPVVEGITRSKIDFKYGGDHSKIAPILIHGDASIAGQGIVYEVLQMEKLDGYRTGGTIHLVINNQIGFTTNYKDARSSTYCTDVAKTVLSPVFHVNGDDVEALAYVVNLAMEYRQIFNEDVFIDILCYRRYGHNEADEPKFTQPLLYKAIDAHPNPLKIYNQKLIDEGSIDAEFLKSIEKTFKDELQQKLDEVKSEERFTDTIAMFEGAWSGLHLASHKELVKAIDTSVAEETILEIGNKLTVLPPNKEFFKKIEKLFEDRSAMVNKTKVFDWAMGELLAYGTLLKEGYPIRLSGEDVKRGTFSHRHAVLTLVDSEDEFTPLAAINPEAKLSIYNSLLSEYGVLGFEYGYALANPNALTIWEAQFGDFFNGAQIIVDQYIASAETKWQRGNGLVMLLPHGYEGQGPEHSSARVERFLELCADDNIQIANCTTPANFFHILRRQMHRDFRKPLIIFTPKSLLRSPKCVSPLEDFTNGKFHELIDDTYVDPKKVKRVLLCTGKVYYDLLDKQQADNRKDVAIVRVEQLYPTPVTQILKIKAKYEKAEFIWVQEEPENMGAWPYICRKFHNDKVINLSVISRIEGSSTATGFAKQHAAQQLYIVSKAFEAPAGKAVKEAVKKTTKKMADAGAD encoded by the coding sequence ATGGATCGTCTCAATTATATAAATAGCGGAAACGCTGCCTACATATCTTCCCTATACGAACAGTACAAACAGGAACCGGAATCGGTTGATTTCGGATGGCAAAAATTCTTTGAAGGATTTGATTTCGGTAAAGATACCGATGTTGCCGGAGCAATTGCACCTGCTGCAGTTGGTGAAGCAACTCCTGAACATTTTTTAAAGGAGATCAACGTATTAAACATGATAGATGGTTACCGCTCGCGCGGGCACTTGTTTGCAAAAACAAACCCTGTTCGCGAACGCCGCCATTATTTCCCGGGCAAGGAGCTTGAAACTTTTGGTTTGAGCGAAGCCGACCTTGATACAGTTTTTAACGCCGGTGTTGAAGTTGGTTTGGGCGCTGCCAAATTGCGCGATATCCGCCAGCTGCTTGAGGATACCTACTGCCGTTCAATAGGTACTGAATATAAATACATCCGCAACCCTATTAAAATAAAATGGTTTGAAGAGCGGATGGAAAGCCGCCGCAATGCACCTTCCTTCACTCTTGATGAAAAGAAGGAAATGCTTAACAAGCTGAATGAGGCCGTAACTTTCGAAAACTTTTTGGGTACTAAATTCCTTGGCCAAAAACGTTTTTCATTAGAAGGTGCGGAAGCCCTGATCCCTTCAATGGATTCGGTAATTAAAAAAGGGGCCGATCTGGGTATAGAAGAGTTTATCATTGGTATGGCGCACCGCGGGCGTTTGAACGTGTTGACCAACATTATGGAGAAAACCTATAAAGAGGTGTTCTCTGAGTTTGAAGGTAAAAACTACGATTCTGAATCACCTTTTGGAGGTGACGTTAAATACCACTTAGGCTTTTCAACCGATGTGCATACCAAAAATGGCAAAAAAGTTCACCTGAGCCTTTGCCCTAACCCATCGCACCTGGAAGCTGTTGACCCGGTTGTAGAAGGTATCACCCGTTCAAAAATCGATTTTAAATATGGTGGTGATCATTCAAAGATCGCTCCGATCCTGATCCATGGCGACGCTTCAATTGCCGGTCAGGGTATAGTATATGAAGTTTTACAAATGGAAAAACTGGATGGCTACCGCACCGGCGGCACCATTCACCTGGTTATCAACAACCAGATAGGTTTTACCACCAACTATAAAGATGCACGTTCAAGTACCTATTGTACCGACGTTGCCAAAACGGTGCTTTCGCCGGTTTTTCACGTAAATGGCGATGATGTTGAGGCTTTGGCTTACGTGGTAAACCTGGCTATGGAATACAGGCAGATCTTTAACGAGGACGTATTTATCGATATCCTTTGTTACCGCCGTTATGGCCATAACGAAGCTGATGAGCCTAAATTCACCCAGCCGCTGTTATACAAAGCTATCGACGCGCACCCTAACCCGTTAAAGATTTACAATCAGAAACTGATAGATGAAGGCAGTATAGATGCGGAGTTCCTGAAATCTATTGAAAAAACCTTTAAGGATGAGTTACAGCAAAAGCTGGATGAAGTAAAATCTGAAGAAAGGTTTACCGATACTATTGCCATGTTTGAAGGGGCATGGAGCGGTTTACATTTGGCAAGCCATAAAGAACTGGTAAAAGCTATCGACACATCAGTAGCCGAAGAAACCATATTGGAAATAGGTAACAAACTAACTGTGCTGCCACCTAACAAAGAGTTTTTCAAGAAAATAGAAAAGCTTTTTGAAGACCGCAGCGCAATGGTAAACAAAACCAAAGTATTTGATTGGGCCATGGGCGAATTGCTTGCTTACGGTACTTTGTTAAAAGAAGGTTACCCGATCAGGTTAAGTGGTGAGGATGTGAAACGCGGTACTTTCTCGCATCGCCATGCGGTATTGACGCTGGTTGATTCGGAAGATGAGTTTACACCGCTTGCTGCCATTAACCCCGAAGCTAAACTGAGCATCTATAACTCTTTATTATCTGAGTATGGTGTTTTAGGTTTTGAATACGGCTATGCCCTTGCAAACCCTAACGCACTAACCATTTGGGAGGCCCAGTTTGGCGACTTCTTTAACGGTGCGCAGATCATTGTTGACCAGTACATTGCCAGCGCCGAAACTAAATGGCAGCGTGGTAACGGTTTGGTAATGCTGTTGCCTCACGGTTATGAAGGCCAGGGCCCTGAGCACTCATCTGCACGTGTTGAGCGCTTTCTGGAGCTTTGTGCCGATGATAACATTCAAATTGCCAACTGTACTACTCCCGCTAACTTCTTCCATATTTTAAGGCGTCAAATGCACCGCGATTTCCGCAAGCCATTGATCATCTTTACACCGAAGAGCTTGTTACGTAGTCCTAAATGCGTATCGCCGCTGGAAGATTTTACCAATGGCAAATTCCACGAATTAATAGATGACACTTACGTTGACCCCAAAAAAGTAAAACGTGTGTTGTTATGTACCGGTAAGGTTTATTACGACCTGCTTGATAAACAACAGGCCGATAACCGCAAGGATGTGGCTATTGTACGTGTAGAGCAGCTTTATCCAACTCCGGTTACGCAAATTTTGAAGATCAAAGCCAAATATGAAAAGGCAGAGTTTATCTGGGTACAGGAAGAACCTGAAAACATGGGGGCATGGCCTTACATTTGCCGCAAGTTCCATAATGATAAGGTGATTAACCTGAGCGTTATTTCAAGGATAGAAGGCAGCAGTACAGCAACCGGTTTTGCTAAACAGCATGCCGCCCAGCAGTTATACATAGTTTCAAAAGCTTTTGAGGCCCCCGCCGGCAAAGCGGTTAAAGAAGCTGTTAAAAAAACAACAAAGAAAATGGCTGATGCCGGGGCCGATTGA